The following are encoded together in the Sulfurovum riftiae genome:
- a CDS encoding efflux RND transporter periplasmic adaptor subunit produces MKKSLLTALLLFSLPATGLFANTINITGTIVSDNQKYIGARYMGYVKEVFVNIGDRVKREDDLFIMDSAEFDILKEQANLALEQAEILTDVYRSKLDEIRRNKALLTRNKNSSFNFEDMNENLSITAEHTQSMLKAMQAIVKSASQKAKEVSIISHYLEVKAPSNGIIVQKNLHVGDMVMPGFPVMVLVDLDHLEIEAQVSESDLLKINEGDFVKFKIPSIRYKGRGRIKSIVPSANPMTHTFTIRIKFKKDSEKIYPGMYAKIELEYDPAVYEKHFADSK; encoded by the coding sequence ATGAAAAAATCTTTACTGACTGCTCTGCTTCTCTTTTCCCTCCCTGCCACAGGACTGTTTGCCAATACCATCAATATCACAGGTACGATCGTTTCTGACAACCAGAAATATATCGGTGCACGCTATATGGGGTATGTAAAAGAAGTCTTTGTGAACATCGGAGACAGGGTCAAACGGGAAGATGACCTATTCATCATGGACTCTGCCGAATTCGATATTCTCAAGGAACAGGCGAACCTTGCCCTTGAACAGGCGGAGATCCTGACCGATGTCTACCGCAGCAAACTCGATGAGATACGTCGAAACAAAGCCCTGCTTACCAGAAACAAGAACAGCAGCTTCAACTTTGAAGACATGAACGAGAACCTTTCCATCACTGCAGAGCATACCCAGTCCATGCTCAAAGCGATGCAGGCGATCGTCAAAAGTGCTTCACAGAAGGCCAAAGAGGTCAGCATTATCTCTCACTATCTGGAGGTCAAAGCACCCAGCAACGGGATCATCGTTCAGAAGAACCTTCATGTCGGCGATATGGTCATGCCCGGTTTTCCCGTCATGGTCCTTGTCGATCTCGATCATCTCGAGATAGAAGCACAGGTCTCGGAGAGCGACCTTCTCAAGATCAACGAGGGTGATTTCGTCAAATTCAAGATCCCTTCCATCAGATACAAGGGAAGAGGACGCATCAAATCCATCGTGCCGAGTGCCAATCCCATGACACATACCTTTACCATACGCATCAAATTCAAAAAAGACAGCGAGAAGATCTATCCGGGAATGTATGCCAAAATAGAGCTAGAGTATGACCCTGCTGTCTACGAAAAGCACTTCGCCGATTCAAAATAA
- a CDS encoding OmpP1/FadL family transporter, with the protein MKKGKLNLLGTGIALSLVTSTLLHATNGDHLISVGAKARGMGGVGIAMSHGAESTLNNPALITAVESTEISFGGTVFMPDIKTQLNANPQAVAGGMMAPQGKMTSDADLNMIPEVSLAHKVTENFYIGIGMWGTAGMGTDYSQNGSVKDTLMTTGQFNNFDMVTNLQLMQFAVPLAYKANGFSIAIAPILQYGNLDINYVLPVPTGPTTPPNFMSVGAGLSQDFAFGFSAGATYDFSNGLVLGAVYKSKIDMEYTNQLSTATAPFGIVLPDGDHLEQPDEIGVGIAYTMDQHTFAFDYKKIRWSSAKGYKDFGWEDQNVYAFGYEYAQDNWALRAGYNYASSAVVETLNPAINMFNLLGFPATEEQHYTIGGTYAFNEQFSLDLAYVYAAENTETFDVSALQMGLDSVTTDHSENSLSFQLTYKF; encoded by the coding sequence ATGAAAAAAGGTAAACTCAATTTACTCGGAACCGGTATTGCTTTGTCACTTGTGACTTCAACTCTTCTACACGCTACGAACGGAGACCACCTCATCTCCGTAGGTGCCAAGGCACGTGGTATGGGTGGTGTCGGTATCGCCATGAGTCATGGTGCAGAATCAACATTGAACAACCCTGCTCTTATAACAGCAGTTGAATCCACAGAGATCTCTTTTGGTGGTACGGTATTCATGCCGGATATCAAAACACAGCTAAATGCAAATCCCCAGGCAGTTGCCGGAGGAATGATGGCTCCTCAGGGGAAAATGACATCTGATGCGGACCTCAATATGATCCCGGAAGTGTCTCTTGCACATAAAGTAACTGAAAACTTTTATATAGGTATCGGTATGTGGGGTACTGCGGGTATGGGTACTGACTATAGTCAAAATGGAAGTGTAAAAGATACTTTGATGACGACCGGTCAATTCAATAACTTCGATATGGTAACAAATCTCCAGCTTATGCAGTTTGCTGTGCCTTTGGCATATAAAGCAAACGGTTTCAGTATTGCTATAGCACCTATACTGCAATATGGTAATCTTGACATCAATTATGTACTTCCTGTACCAACGGGCCCTACTACTCCTCCTAACTTTATGTCAGTAGGTGCCGGGCTTTCCCAGGATTTTGCTTTTGGTTTCTCAGCAGGTGCCACCTATGACTTCTCAAACGGTCTTGTGTTGGGTGCTGTTTATAAATCAAAGATCGATATGGAATACACCAACCAGCTTAGTACGGCAACCGCACCATTCGGAATCGTACTTCCGGATGGTGACCACTTGGAGCAACCTGATGAAATTGGTGTAGGTATCGCCTATACTATGGATCAACATACTTTTGCTTTTGATTATAAAAAGATCAGATGGTCCAGTGCCAAAGGCTACAAAGATTTTGGATGGGAAGATCAAAATGTTTATGCATTCGGTTATGAATATGCACAGGACAACTGGGCTTTGAGAGCTGGTTACAACTATGCTTCCAGTGCTGTAGTAGAAACATTGAATCCTGCAATCAACATGTTCAACCTTCTCGGTTTCCCCGCTACGGAAGAACAGCATTACACTATTGGTGGAACCTACGCTTTCAACGAGCAATTTTCACTTGACCTGGCATATGTCTATGCTGCAGAAAACACAGAAACATTTGATGTAAGTGCACTTCAAATGGGACTTGATTCTGTCACAACAGATCACAGTGAAAACTCTCTCTCATTCCAGCTTACATACAAGTTCTAA
- a CDS encoding adenylate kinase has protein sequence MKKLFLIIGAPGSGKTTDASIIAEKHADKIVHYSTGDMLREEVASGSELGKTIESYISKGALVPLNIIIDTIVSAIKNAPVDTILIDGYPRSEEQMTAFDELVNKEDDIELVSVIEVRVSEAVARERILGRRAEAAPGEERSDDSEEVFNDRMKIYTDPLGAIQRFYTDKGLLTIINGERTLDEVVAEMEAFVLSKS, from the coding sequence ATGAAAAAACTATTTTTGATCATCGGGGCACCGGGTTCCGGAAAAACAACAGATGCAAGTATCATTGCTGAAAAGCATGCTGACAAGATCGTTCACTACTCGACAGGTGACATGCTCAGAGAAGAAGTTGCAAGCGGTTCAGAGCTTGGAAAGACGATTGAGAGCTACATTTCAAAAGGTGCTTTGGTTCCATTGAACATCATCATCGACACGATCGTATCTGCCATCAAAAATGCTCCGGTTGACACCATTCTTATCGACGGATACCCAAGAAGCGAAGAACAGATGACGGCATTTGACGAACTTGTGAACAAAGAAGACGATATTGAACTTGTCTCTGTCATTGAAGTGAGGGTAAGTGAAGCAGTTGCCAGAGAGAGGATCCTCGGACGCAGGGCAGAAGCAGCTCCGGGCGAAGAGAGAAGTGACGACAGTGAAGAGGTATTCAACGACAGAATGAAGATCTATACCGATCCGTTGGGTGCGATCCAGCGTTTCTATACGGACAAAGGACTTCTTACCATTATCAACGGTGAGAGAACACTTGATGAAGTCGTAGCGGAAATGGAAGCCTTTGTGCTGAGCAAAAGCTAA